A region of Faecalibacterium taiwanense DNA encodes the following proteins:
- the lepB gene encoding signal peptidase I: MKEQKIRFTPIPSTAEVEAERERLAYRSRYMRVLRSTVYTLLVVAAVAVLLATLFLPVLQVSGDSMNPTLQDRDIILLVKGSDMKTGDLCGFYWQNKLLLKRIIGLPGDVIELDEDGVVTVNGQTLDEPYVDELALGECDIKFPYQVPENRYFVLGDHRATSIDSRSSVIGCVEKSQIVGKVFLRVWPLSNFSLIH, encoded by the coding sequence ATGAAAGAGCAAAAGATCAGGTTCACGCCCATTCCATCCACAGCAGAGGTGGAAGCAGAGCGCGAACGTCTGGCCTACCGCAGCCGTTATATGCGGGTGCTGCGCAGCACTGTCTACACGTTGCTGGTGGTCGCGGCCGTTGCCGTGCTGCTGGCCACCCTGTTTCTGCCGGTGCTGCAGGTCTCCGGCGACAGCATGAACCCCACTCTGCAGGACCGGGACATCATTCTGCTGGTCAAGGGCAGCGACATGAAGACCGGCGACCTTTGCGGATTTTACTGGCAGAACAAGCTTCTGCTCAAGCGCATCATCGGCCTGCCCGGTGATGTGATCGAACTGGACGAGGACGGTGTGGTCACTGTGAACGGCCAGACGCTGGATGAGCCATATGTAGACGAACTGGCTCTGGGCGAATGCGACATCAAATTTCCCTATCAGGTGCCGGAAAACCGGTATTTCGTACTGGGTGACCATCGGGCCACCTCCATTGACAGCCGCAGCAGTGTGATCGGCTGTGTTGAAAAAAGTCAGATCGTGGGCAAGGTTTTTTTGCGGGTATGGCCCTTGTCCAACTTCTCGTTGATCCACTAA
- a CDS encoding LPXTG cell wall anchor domain-containing protein, translating to MRDIVKEYQKKFRRNHQRARRYTALLLALALTTSLFVNWQLHGVGIAKTAEYLCGELEHEHTAACYEKQLVCGYEEGEPEDWNATMTDDGMSFDDTFDMDDDAFGVDADDPGIAAHSAEPEYIFVPHEHTDDCYQEVQELTCLEEEHTHDDSCFDEDGVTFICDKFEHTHDDSCYTTTYELVCGLEEGELVEEVNPDYDPVALFEEPVAAKPVVVDPVTETPVHHHTDACYEEVLVCGLPEHHHTVNCLSDPLDGTQDEDEWLAQTGTTLSGNWADDLLAVAESQLGYEQSERNFQLDDADGETVRHYTRYGNDYGNDYGPWDVMFLSYCLKYADIPQSAIPQVSSVLSLHSQLRSALYNEETGSGYAMDFDGDLPSDAAMPGDIVIYNGTVTKAVAAESQPLQVQDDSADADIALLSMDAAATTDTAPHIEEYTVDASTVGIVSDVDEDFGTLTVISGDVDGKVAKVTLNASQVTTLVSVANAQQADYGVSTPDFKVEDDAGAITAIKGLDALDYLTALEVQRKNGTEYEDTNVTTISELLHSSLTVTDIPAQAIQENDYCVHVKLPKSFDVLNDELISGKLEDTGNYDTCGSYQLLKGNDGCWYAVLRYDQDYIQRKEAEGAGADTSDAKVTSNVAFNFQWNQSEVTSSGFNQIEVNKDYSLDITINPDETPDEDKKDDKNYDLNQSVKDPRYNGSDAYLDYTVTLVVQNEQAGPLTLADSMTLPTGVTAEYVEDSLQLSMENGNTALRITWEDDNGERKITLGSAGSPIAVGTYYICYTVKLKDFGKTAVDGEVINNIKILDTTISDDAEESVKTDSLVITSQADPSDYELPSTGGAGTKLYTAGGGALMLAALVCGVCRKRRRERRAR from the coding sequence ATGCGGGATATTGTGAAAGAATATCAGAAAAAGTTCCGTCGGAACCACCAGCGCGCCAGACGCTATACTGCGCTGCTGCTGGCACTGGCGCTTACCACCAGCCTGTTCGTGAACTGGCAGCTGCACGGCGTGGGCATTGCCAAAACGGCCGAATATCTGTGCGGCGAGTTGGAGCACGAGCACACTGCTGCCTGCTATGAAAAGCAGCTGGTGTGCGGCTATGAGGAAGGCGAACCGGAGGACTGGAACGCCACCATGACGGACGACGGCATGTCTTTTGATGATACATTCGACATGGATGATGATGCGTTCGGCGTGGATGCGGATGATCCCGGCATTGCAGCCCATTCCGCAGAGCCGGAGTACATCTTTGTGCCCCATGAGCACACCGACGACTGCTACCAGGAAGTGCAGGAGCTGACCTGCCTGGAAGAAGAGCACACCCACGACGACAGCTGTTTTGATGAGGATGGTGTCACCTTCATCTGCGATAAATTCGAGCACACCCACGACGACAGCTGCTACACCACCACCTATGAGCTGGTGTGCGGTCTGGAAGAGGGCGAGCTTGTAGAAGAAGTGAACCCCGATTATGACCCGGTGGCCCTGTTTGAGGAGCCGGTGGCCGCAAAGCCCGTGGTGGTCGATCCTGTGACCGAGACCCCGGTGCACCACCACACCGATGCCTGCTACGAGGAAGTGCTGGTCTGCGGCCTGCCGGAGCATCACCACACGGTGAACTGCCTGTCCGACCCGCTGGACGGCACGCAGGACGAGGACGAATGGCTGGCGCAGACCGGCACCACGCTGAGCGGCAACTGGGCCGACGACCTGCTGGCCGTAGCCGAGAGCCAGCTGGGCTATGAGCAGAGCGAGCGCAACTTCCAGCTGGACGATGCCGACGGCGAGACCGTGCGCCACTACACCCGCTACGGCAACGACTACGGCAACGACTACGGCCCATGGGACGTGATGTTCCTTTCCTACTGCCTGAAATATGCCGATATCCCCCAGAGCGCTATCCCGCAGGTTTCCAGCGTGCTGTCTTTGCACAGCCAGCTGCGCAGCGCGCTGTACAACGAAGAGACCGGCAGCGGCTATGCCATGGATTTTGACGGTGATCTGCCGTCTGATGCCGCAATGCCCGGTGATATCGTCATTTACAATGGCACCGTGACCAAGGCCGTGGCCGCGGAAAGCCAGCCGTTGCAGGTGCAGGATGATTCCGCCGATGCCGACATTGCCCTGCTCTCCATGGATGCTGCGGCCACCACCGACACCGCGCCCCACATTGAGGAATACACCGTGGATGCCAGCACCGTTGGCATCGTGAGCGATGTGGACGAAGATTTCGGCACCCTGACCGTGATCTCCGGCGATGTGGACGGCAAGGTGGCTAAAGTCACGCTGAATGCTTCGCAGGTGACAACGCTGGTGTCTGTGGCAAATGCGCAGCAGGCCGATTACGGCGTGTCTACGCCGGATTTCAAAGTCGAAGATGACGCAGGTGCCATTACCGCCATCAAAGGTCTGGATGCACTGGATTACCTCACTGCTCTGGAGGTGCAGCGCAAGAATGGCACTGAATACGAGGATACCAACGTCACCACCATTTCGGAGCTTCTGCACAGCAGCCTGACCGTCACAGATATCCCGGCCCAAGCGATCCAGGAAAACGACTACTGTGTCCATGTTAAGCTGCCCAAGAGCTTTGATGTGCTGAACGATGAGCTTATCTCCGGCAAACTGGAAGATACCGGCAATTATGACACCTGCGGCAGCTACCAGCTGCTCAAGGGGAATGACGGCTGCTGGTACGCCGTGCTGCGGTACGACCAAGACTATATCCAGCGGAAAGAGGCGGAAGGCGCAGGCGCGGATACTTCCGATGCCAAGGTCACCAGCAACGTTGCCTTCAATTTCCAGTGGAACCAGAGCGAGGTCACCAGCAGCGGCTTTAATCAGATCGAGGTCAACAAAGATTACTCCCTTGATATCACCATCAACCCGGATGAAACCCCCGATGAGGATAAAAAAGACGATAAGAACTATGACCTTAACCAGAGCGTGAAGGACCCGCGCTACAATGGCAGCGATGCCTACCTGGATTACACTGTTACGCTTGTGGTCCAGAACGAACAGGCCGGCCCGCTGACGCTTGCGGACAGCATGACCCTGCCCACCGGCGTAACCGCCGAATATGTCGAAGACTCGCTCCAGCTCAGCATGGAAAACGGCAATACAGCGCTCCGCATCACTTGGGAAGATGATAATGGTGAGCGCAAGATCACCTTGGGTTCTGCCGGTTCCCCCATTGCCGTAGGCACCTATTATATCTGCTACACCGTCAAGCTGAAGGACTTTGGCAAAACGGCTGTTGACGGTGAAGTAATCAATAACATCAAGATTCTGGATACGACCATCAGCGATGATGCCGAAGAGTCGGTAAAAACCGACAGCCTTGTGATCACCAGTCAGGCCGATCCGTCCGACTACGAACTTCCCTCTACCGGCGGGGCCGGTACCAAACTGTATACAGCAGGCGGCGGCGCGCTGATGCTTGCCGCTCTGGTGTGCGGGGTTTGCAGAAAGCGCAGACGCGAAAGGAGGGCACGTTAA